Proteins from one Candidatus Sulfotelmatobacter sp. genomic window:
- the uraD gene encoding 2-oxo-4-hydroxy-4-carboxy-5-ureidoimidazoline decarboxylase, whose amino-acid sequence MTSIAALNAADRDAFVAAIGFAFEDSPWIAAAAWERRPFADRAALHAALVGAVAAAPPERQVALIAAHPDLAGRVAREGRLTAASTGEQRAAGLDRLTAAQVARFDAANAAYRARFGFPFVICAREHDADGILSAMERRATNDRATEIATALAEIAKIAQLRLEDAVAA is encoded by the coding sequence ATGACGAGCATCGCCGCCTTGAACGCGGCCGACCGCGACGCGTTCGTCGCGGCGATCGGCTTCGCGTTCGAGGACTCGCCGTGGATCGCCGCGGCCGCCTGGGAGCGCCGCCCCTTCGCCGACCGCGCCGCCCTGCACGCCGCGCTGGTCGGCGCCGTCGCCGCCGCGCCGCCGGAGCGCCAAGTCGCGCTGATCGCGGCGCACCCCGATCTCGCCGGCCGGGTCGCGCGCGAAGGCCGTCTGACCGCCGCCTCGACCGGCGAGCAGCGCGCCGCCGGTCTCGACCGCCTGACCGCCGCGCAAGTCGCGCGCTTCGATGCCGCCAACGCGGCGTACCGCGCGCGCTTCGGCTTCCCGTTCGTCATCTGCGCGCGCGAGCACGACGCGGACGGCATCCTGAGCGCGATGGAGCGCCGCGCGACCAACGATCGCGCGACCGAGATCGCGACCGCGCTGGCCGAGATCGCGAAGATCGCGCAGCTGCGCCTCGAGGACGCGGTGGCGGCATGA
- a CDS encoding transposase, whose amino-acid sequence MLRAVADLEAGESARTVGARYGVSSATLYRWQRTVRAKRNAALERVLVLEAELLVCRETIARQQRTIDAFRGVLARKR is encoded by the coding sequence TTGCTGCGCGCGGTCGCCGATCTCGAGGCGGGAGAGTCGGCGCGCACGGTCGGCGCACGCTACGGCGTCAGTTCGGCAACCCTGTACCGCTGGCAACGTACCGTGCGCGCAAAGCGTAACGCCGCGCTCGAGCGCGTTCTCGTCCTCGAAGCGGAGCTGCTCGTGTGCCGAGAGACAATCGCTCGCCAACAGCGGACGATCGACGCCTTTCGCGGTGTTCTCGCGCGAAAACGCTGA
- a CDS encoding urate hydroxylase PuuD, which translates to MIGGYVLDWLNLIFRWAHLIAGISWIGASFYFVWLDDSLRLDVPDGERERGVYGALWSVHGGGFYHNRKFPTGPRGEPLSDDLHWFYWEAYSTWITGMAMLAIIYWAGASTYLIDPSVLVLTPWQAISISIGVLVAGYLVYDGLCRVFENQPIALWTSICAALLFADWGLFHVFGGRAAYIHVGAIIGTIMVANVGHVIIPGQRRVVAQLRRGETPDPRPGKLGKMRSVHNTYFTLPVLFIMISNHYPMTYGSSWGWLILALIAAAGVLVRRFFVLSHKHRLIVALPVTAAVILAVAGIILVPHPPAAVAGAAAPTWTTVQPILAQRCAVCHAAHPTEPGFTAPPEGVLLDSAEHAHANAARIREQAVTTHAMPLGNVTHITDAERATLGAWIAAGAPVP; encoded by the coding sequence ATGATCGGCGGCTACGTCCTGGACTGGCTGAACCTGATCTTCCGCTGGGCGCATCTGATCGCCGGCATCTCGTGGATCGGCGCGTCGTTCTACTTCGTCTGGCTCGACGACAGCTTGCGGCTCGACGTGCCCGACGGCGAGCGCGAACGCGGCGTCTACGGTGCGCTCTGGAGCGTCCACGGCGGCGGCTTCTATCACAACCGCAAGTTCCCGACCGGCCCGCGCGGGGAACCGCTCAGCGACGATCTGCACTGGTTCTACTGGGAAGCCTACTCGACGTGGATCACCGGGATGGCGATGCTCGCGATCATCTACTGGGCCGGCGCGTCGACCTACTTGATCGACCCCAGCGTGCTCGTGTTGACGCCGTGGCAGGCTATCAGTATCAGCATCGGCGTCCTGGTCGCCGGCTACCTGGTGTACGACGGGCTGTGCCGTGTCTTCGAGAACCAGCCGATTGCGCTGTGGACCTCGATCTGTGCCGCACTGCTGTTCGCGGACTGGGGACTCTTCCACGTCTTCGGCGGGCGCGCGGCGTACATCCACGTCGGCGCGATCATCGGCACGATCATGGTCGCGAACGTCGGCCACGTCATCATCCCCGGCCAGCGCCGCGTCGTCGCGCAGCTGCGCCGCGGCGAGACGCCCGATCCGCGGCCCGGCAAGCTCGGCAAGATGCGCTCCGTACACAACACCTACTTCACGCTGCCGGTGCTGTTCATCATGATCAGCAACCACTACCCGATGACCTACGGCAGCTCGTGGGGCTGGTTGATCCTCGCTCTCATCGCCGCCGCCGGCGTGCTGGTGCGGCGGTTCTTCGTGCTCAGCCACAAGCACCGGTTGATCGTGGCGCTGCCGGTCACGGCCGCGGTCATCCTGGCGGTGGCCGGCATCATCCTCGTGCCGCACCCGCCGGCGGCGGTCGCCGGCGCGGCGGCGCCGACCTGGACGACGGTGCAGCCGATCCTCGCGCAGCGGTGCGCCGTCTGCCACGCGGCGCATCCGACGGAGCCGGGCTTCACCGCTCCGCCCGAGGGCGTGCTGCTCGACTCGGCGGAGCACGCGCACGCCAACGCCGCACGCATACGCGAGCAAGCGGTGACGACGCACGCGATGCCGCTCGGCAACGTCACCCACATCACCGACGCCGAACGCGCGACGCTCGGCGCCTGGATCGCCGCCGGAGCACCCGTACCGTGA
- the uraH gene encoding hydroxyisourate hydrolase: MSATLSTHVLDTARGVPGAGIEVVLYALDGDRRTEVARATTNHDGRTDAPLATDLAAGTYELTFAAGAYFARTDTPSFFGSIPVRFVIAGDGKYHVPLLLSPWSYSTYRGS; this comes from the coding sequence GTGAGCGCAACGCTCTCGACGCACGTCCTCGACACGGCGCGCGGCGTGCCGGGCGCCGGGATCGAGGTCGTCCTCTACGCGCTCGACGGCGATCGTCGCACGGAAGTCGCCCGCGCCACGACGAACCACGACGGGCGCACGGACGCGCCGCTCGCGACCGACCTCGCGGCGGGCACGTACGAGTTGACCTTCGCGGCCGGCGCGTACTTCGCGCGCACCGACACGCCGTCGTTCTTCGGCAGCATCCCCGTGCGGTTCGTCATCGCCGGCGACGGAAAGTATCACGTTCCCCTCCTGCTCTCGCCCTGGAGTTACAGCACCTACCGCGGGAGTTGA